The Candidatus Latescibacterota bacterium genome has a window encoding:
- a CDS encoding AAA family ATPase has product MARARKPKELAPGKLRWVCPTNGFKFRTTNDIKPCKDIIGQERALQAIKMGLELDHRGYNIFITGLVGTGRTTTIKHLLERMDSKHDVPPDICYLHNFRHPSMPVMIELNAGEGIRLAADMDGLLFDLEDKVPIVFKGEFYQNRRKKLLEKYQSQQKTIISAFEEKINKEGFTMVSVQVGTAVRPQIVPVLDGNPVDYAHVVQMVEEGKIPAEQFETMKENATILSEDMAHIYEQMKDIDKEMRERLEKLDVQIVHPVIHEMIDEIRKRFRNEKLGGLLKVIERELINRLSLFRDADEDESRETLALAQAEDRNEDPFREFRVNVVVDNAETKSPPVIIENFPNLVNVFGVTERDFHPGGWSKTDHMNIRAGAFHRASGGYLVLNALDVFIEPGVWQILKRTLKSSESIIQNYDSFSFMSTSALKPEAISARTKIVLIGAARLYYMLQSNDEDFRKIFKIRADFDLVVDRDKPLVNQYAGFIKLLCDKEDMRPFDRSGVATVVEHGVRLAGRQNKLSTRFSTIADIVREANYHAASSKDKVVKRTHVERALECRKLRVNLYEEKLQERIDEGTIMIETSGAVEGQVNALSVYNMGDYMFGKPSRITVRTALGNSGVVNIERESDMSGNIHNKGVLILTGYLKGKYGTDHPLALSASLCFEQSYGGVDGDSASSTELYAILSSLSRLPIRQDLAVTGSINQNGLIQPIGGANEKIEGFFRVCMSKGLKGTEGVIIPHQNVPDLMLADDVVQAVKRGEFHIYPVKHVEEGIEILTGVSTGKRLKSGKYQEGSVNDLVQKRLFDFAMKWKRFGTDKKKNNSREGAGD; this is encoded by the coding sequence ATGGCCAGGGCAAGAAAGCCGAAGGAACTCGCACCGGGCAAGCTTAGATGGGTATGCCCGACTAACGGATTCAAGTTCAGGACCACAAACGATATTAAGCCATGTAAGGATATCATCGGACAGGAGAGAGCCCTTCAGGCTATCAAGATGGGGCTCGAACTCGATCACAGGGGATACAATATCTTCATAACAGGCCTGGTCGGGACGGGCAGGACTACTACGATCAAGCATCTCCTTGAGAGAATGGACAGCAAACACGACGTACCGCCCGATATCTGCTACTTGCACAACTTCAGACACCCGTCGATGCCCGTGATGATTGAGCTGAATGCCGGAGAAGGGATACGGCTGGCCGCTGACATGGATGGGCTGCTCTTTGACCTTGAAGACAAGGTGCCTATCGTATTCAAGGGTGAGTTCTATCAGAACCGCAGAAAAAAACTACTGGAGAAATACCAGTCCCAGCAGAAGACCATTATCTCCGCGTTTGAGGAAAAGATCAACAAGGAAGGGTTTACGATGGTCAGCGTACAGGTCGGTACGGCCGTACGCCCGCAGATCGTTCCCGTTCTTGACGGTAACCCTGTCGATTATGCACATGTCGTTCAAATGGTCGAAGAGGGAAAGATCCCGGCGGAGCAGTTCGAGACGATGAAGGAGAATGCTACGATACTGTCGGAAGATATGGCTCATATCTACGAGCAGATGAAAGATATCGATAAGGAGATGAGGGAGCGTCTGGAAAAACTCGATGTCCAGATAGTGCATCCAGTCATCCATGAAATGATCGACGAAATCCGCAAACGATTCAGGAACGAAAAGCTTGGCGGACTGCTCAAAGTGATAGAGCGTGAACTTATCAACAGATTGTCTCTATTCAGGGATGCAGATGAAGATGAGTCAAGGGAAACCCTGGCGCTGGCGCAGGCGGAAGATCGCAACGAGGACCCGTTCAGGGAGTTTCGCGTGAACGTTGTGGTCGATAATGCGGAGACGAAGAGTCCTCCGGTCATAATAGAGAATTTCCCGAATCTTGTTAATGTATTCGGAGTGACGGAGCGTGATTTTCACCCTGGAGGATGGTCGAAGACGGACCATATGAACATCCGGGCAGGAGCATTTCACAGGGCTTCCGGAGGATATCTGGTCCTGAACGCCCTGGATGTCTTTATAGAACCGGGTGTCTGGCAGATCCTGAAACGAACGTTGAAGAGCTCGGAATCGATTATACAGAACTACGACTCGTTCAGCTTTATGAGTACTTCCGCTCTCAAGCCGGAAGCGATTTCTGCCAGGACCAAGATAGTCCTGATCGGTGCCGCGCGTCTTTACTATATGCTCCAGTCAAATGACGAGGATTTCCGCAAGATATTCAAGATAAGGGCAGATTTCGACCTTGTAGTCGACAGGGACAAACCCCTTGTGAATCAGTATGCCGGGTTCATAAAATTGCTATGCGACAAGGAGGACATGCGGCCGTTCGACCGGTCCGGTGTCGCTACTGTAGTGGAACATGGTGTAAGGCTCGCGGGAAGGCAGAACAAGCTGTCGACCCGATTCTCGACGATTGCCGATATCGTACGTGAGGCTAACTACCATGCTGCCTCTTCGAAGGACAAGGTCGTAAAGCGGACACATGTCGAAAGGGCTCTCGAATGCAGAAAGCTGAGGGTGAATCTGTACGAGGAGAAGCTTCAGGAGAGAATCGACGAAGGCACCATAATGATCGAGACTTCCGGTGCGGTCGAGGGACAGGTAAATGCTCTTTCAGTGTATAATATGGGCGATTATATGTTCGGAAAGCCATCGAGGATCACCGTCAGGACAGCTCTCGGAAACTCGGGGGTCGTCAACATCGAACGGGAATCGGATATGAGCGGCAACATCCATAACAAAGGGGTTCTCATCCTCACAGGCTATTTGAAAGGCAAGTACGGAACGGACCATCCCCTCGCCCTGAGCGCGAGCCTCTGTTTCGAACAGTCCTATGGAGGTGTCGATGGAGACAGCGCCAGTTCTACCGAGCTTTATGCCATACTTTCCAGCCTGTCCAGGCTGCCGATAAGACAGGATCTGGCCGTAACGGGGTCCATCAACCAGAACGGCCTGATTCAGCCTATCGGAGGGGCGAACGAAAAAATCGAAGGATTCTTCCGTGTATGTATGTCGAAGGGCCTGAAGGGAACAGAAGGAGTAATAATTCCTCACCAGAATGTGCCGGATCTGATGCTTGCTGACGATGTGGTACAGGCAGTCAAGCGGGGAGAATTCCATATTTATCCTGTGAAACATGTCGAAGAGGGAATAGAGATACTGACCGGTGTAAGTACGGGTAAGCGTCTGAAAAGCGGAAAATACCAGGAAGGGTCCGTCAACGACCTGGTCCAGAAGCGCCTGTTTGATTTCGCGATGAAATGGAAAAGATTCGGTACTGACAAGAAGAAGAATAACAGCAGGGAAGGGGCCGGTGACTGA
- a CDS encoding PP2C family protein-serine/threonine phosphatase encodes MDEQEFQPKIFYRKFDSLLMRIEGITGTRDMLSLMLDELVQSFNDDLNIKSGCMYRLKFGLFVLVRGPMGEDPEEWPETMPRTDQVFSILNQHKSYIFGAEESPPWGNNSIATFLGEHDEFLLVFRLNEGWVRETLQFSMNTIRSTLNLTRSTNRFNADMQEAFNIQKSLLPEKDPTFNGYDISGRSVPAERVGGDLYDFSVLDEAVLSFAIGDASGHGLPAALLARDVVTGLRMGIEKEMKISGVIGKLNNVIHQSRLSTRFVSLVYGELEHNGTLVYINAGHPPPLLFKSDDMRRLDVGGTILGPIPDSIFKRGFVFMDPGDTLVMFTDGILEVTDSLGDMYGEQRLIDTIRDHRDETAKLITEYIFRSIKEFGGEENLEDDATVTVIRRLAGTEHSTL; translated from the coding sequence ATGGATGAGCAGGAGTTTCAGCCGAAGATATTCTATCGAAAATTCGATTCTCTTCTCATGAGGATCGAGGGAATCACGGGTACGCGTGACATGCTTTCCCTGATGCTCGATGAGCTCGTGCAGTCGTTCAACGACGATCTCAATATCAAGAGCGGATGTATGTACAGGCTCAAGTTCGGGTTATTTGTCCTTGTCAGGGGGCCGATGGGGGAAGACCCTGAGGAATGGCCCGAGACTATGCCTCGGACCGATCAGGTCTTCTCGATCCTGAACCAGCACAAGAGCTATATCTTCGGGGCTGAGGAATCTCCTCCCTGGGGAAACAACAGTATCGCCACGTTTCTGGGTGAACACGACGAATTTCTTCTGGTGTTCAGGCTCAATGAGGGATGGGTCAGGGAGACCCTTCAGTTTTCCATGAATACGATACGAAGCACCTTGAACCTGACGAGATCGACCAACCGATTCAACGCCGACATGCAGGAAGCCTTCAATATTCAGAAGAGCCTCCTGCCTGAAAAGGATCCCACATTCAACGGCTACGATATCTCAGGGAGATCTGTGCCCGCGGAGAGAGTCGGCGGGGACCTTTACGACTTCAGTGTCCTCGACGAGGCTGTCCTCAGCTTTGCTATCGGGGACGCGAGCGGACACGGACTTCCAGCGGCTCTCCTGGCCAGGGATGTAGTCACCGGCCTCAGGATGGGTATTGAGAAGGAGATGAAGATATCGGGTGTCATAGGAAAACTGAACAATGTGATTCATCAGAGCAGGTTATCGACCCGTTTCGTCTCTCTCGTCTACGGTGAACTCGAGCACAACGGGACGCTCGTCTATATAAACGCGGGTCACCCACCCCCGCTTCTTTTCAAGAGCGATGATATGAGACGGCTCGATGTCGGTGGCACTATACTCGGTCCGATACCCGATTCGATATTCAAAAGGGGTTTCGTGTTCATGGACCCGGGAGATACTCTCGTGATGTTCACCGACGGTATCCTCGAAGTGACCGACAGTCTTGGAGACATGTACGGTGAGCAGCGTCTTATCGACACTATCAGGGACCATCGGGATGAGACGGCAAAGCTCATTACCGAATATATCTTCCGAAGTATCAAGGAGTTCGGTGGCGAGGAAAACCTTGAGGACGACGCGACGGTGACCGTTATCAGGCGCCTGGCCGGCACTGAGCATTCGACCCTCTGA
- a CDS encoding DUF362 domain-containing protein produces MMATRRTFFKVLGAGAAWALSPATKLGSMPTMPDGNIDFAVVRGPDAAAAVKKAVSMLGGMEKFIDKGDVVFVKPNISWDRKPEQAATTNPIVVETVVSLVLAAGAKKVIVADNTCNDARRSYKRSGIREAAEKAGAEVPYMEARKFIKKDLGGEVLKQWEVYREAEDADKIINLPVAKHHGLSNVTLSMKNLMGLIGGRRDLLHQKLPECIVDLTAYFKPDLTILDAVRILKANGPQGSTLKDVVRMDTIAASTDPVKIDAFGISLFTDAGFDNDLALFPHISLAEKKGLGTSDFGGAGYQEIKLG; encoded by the coding sequence ATGATGGCTACAAGACGAACGTTCTTCAAGGTACTCGGCGCGGGAGCAGCGTGGGCACTTTCTCCCGCCACAAAACTCGGCAGCATGCCCACAATGCCGGACGGAAACATCGATTTCGCGGTCGTCAGGGGGCCTGACGCCGCAGCGGCAGTGAAAAAAGCCGTGTCCATGCTGGGTGGTATGGAGAAATTCATTGATAAAGGAGATGTTGTATTCGTCAAACCTAACATCTCGTGGGACAGAAAACCTGAACAGGCCGCCACTACAAACCCGATCGTGGTTGAGACTGTGGTCTCCCTGGTCCTGGCAGCTGGAGCGAAAAAAGTGATCGTCGCGGACAACACGTGCAACGACGCTAGAAGATCATACAAGAGAAGCGGTATACGCGAAGCTGCCGAAAAAGCGGGAGCGGAAGTTCCATATATGGAGGCTCGCAAGTTCATCAAGAAGGACCTTGGCGGCGAAGTGCTGAAGCAATGGGAAGTCTACAGGGAAGCCGAAGACGCGGACAAGATAATAAACCTGCCCGTTGCCAAGCACCATGGCCTTTCGAACGTGACACTTTCGATGAAGAATCTCATGGGACTGATCGGCGGAAGACGCGACCTTCTTCATCAGAAGCTTCCCGAATGCATCGTCGACCTGACTGCCTATTTCAAACCGGACCTGACCATACTCGACGCGGTACGCATACTCAAGGCGAATGGGCCACAGGGCAGCACGTTGAAGGATGTAGTGCGGATGGACACGATAGCGGCAAGCACCGACCCGGTGAAGATCGACGCGTTCGGGATATCGCTCTTTACAGATGCCGGATTCGACAACGACCTGGCATTGTTCCCCCATATATCCCTTGCCGAAAAGAAGGGCCTCGGAACATCCGATTTCGGAGGTGCAGGGTACCAGGAAATCAAACTCGGGTAG